GGAAGATGAAGTGAGGTTTGAGAAAGAGTCAAATGCTAACTTGGCTTTACAGCTAAAGAAAACCCAAGAGTCGAACATTGAGCTTGTTTCTATACTTCAGGAACTAGAAGATACTATAGAAAAACTGAAAATGGAAATTGCTAATTTATCAAAGGTCGAATCCAATGATAAGAATGTTGGAGAGTGCACCGCTGTACTTGAGCAAAAGCCAAATGAGGAAGTTTTAGAGAATAATACGAGCGAACTCTCCTGTGTTTCAGTTCTGGAAAGCAGTACTACTGTAGGGGACTCACCTGCAAGTTTTGGACCAGAGGACAAGAGGAACACAGAGCTGGAGATAAGGGAGTTTcaagaattacaaaataatttagaatgcACTATCCAGTTTCTGGAAAAATCACTGCAGGAAAAAGTCCAAGAGTTAGAGGCTGCAGAAGTTTTGAAGACTCAAACTCTAATGGAATGTGAAGCTCAATGGAGAGATAAGTTAGCTGTAAAAGAGGAAGaaatcatcaatttgaaatcaaAGTTATCTGAAGCTCTCAAGGttgataattttgaaaatggaGCCGATAAGAATCTGATTAAAGAGGTTGAAGTTCTGAAGCAGAAGATAGAGGAGCTTGAGAAAGATTGCAATGAGCTTACTGATGAAAATCTAGAACTTCTTCTTAAGCTCAAAGAATCAGAAAAGGATCTCCCCATCTGTGGTGCTTCATCTAATCATTTATCAAATGAATACGAAGAGAATAGTTCTCTTTCTATCTCTGAATCTGAAGTAAGCAAAATGATATCCCTAAAAGGCATGCTTGAAGAAGAGCTGAACAAGAAAGAAATGTTTATTGAACAACTGTCCACTGACCACTTGAAGATCCAATGTACAGATCTTGAAAAGAAGTGTGCTGACCTGGAGCTTCATTTACAGGATTTCAAGGACAAAACAAGTTACCTTGATGGTGAACTCTCTATATATCATGCTAGAGCAGAAGAGCAAGGAATTGAGATCACTGCACTACGACAACAACTGGAATCATTCCAAGGGAAGGAAACTGAGACAAAGAGCCATCTCACTGACAACTTTAAAGACATCATGATTTCCCAGTCCGAGGATGCTGTTGAAATGTCCAAAACACTATCCGAGTTACATGAACAGATTCAGTCATGTCTAGCCAATCTAAAGAAGCAACattttaacttgtatatgcCTGCAAACACTGAATGTTACTATAGTTATAGCAACTCACAGATTTTAAATGGTACAGATTCGTGTTGTCAAAAAGAACAAGTTGTGACTATCTTGAACAGTTTCATCCAGCTAAAAGATTTGTTTGAAGCAAATATTACCACATGCAATGGTGAAGTAAAGCAAAATGGAGAAATCAGAGCAATGGCAGCATATGTTAATGAGGTTCAGAACAAATTGGAGGATTCTGATTTAATAGCGAACACTTCTAGCACTTCTAGTTCGGGAGAAAAGAGTCTGCAAATGAAGTCTAAACCTGAAATTGCAGGTTCAAGTAAGGAGATTTTGGAAAACAAATTTGAGATAGACAAACATAAATCTGATAATTTGTTGAAGGAGCAAGAGGTGGAAGCTCTAAGATGTTGCCAAAGGCAGTTAGAAACTCAAATCTCtattcttcaaaatgagaaaaggcGGTTGGAGGAAAACATGGAAGTTGTGCAGAAAAGAGGTATGATGTCATCAAGTTGCTTGGATGattcaaataatgaaattatgaTGTTCAATAGTAGTAGGATGATGTCAACTGGCTTGGATGCTTCACAAAATCAAATATTGGTGCTTAATAGTAGCAAGGATTCCCATGTTTCAACCAGTGAGATTCCTACAAGGATGTCAGAGCTAGAAAGCAGCAAAAGTGAAATGGAAATCCACTTGGCTGaactagaaaaagaaaatatagagtTATCAGAACGAATTTGTGGCTTGGAAGCACAATTAAGATACTTGACTGATGAGAGGGAGTCGAGCCGCTTGGAACTGCAAAATTCAGAATCATGTGCTTTAAATCTCCAAAATGAAATGAGAAGATTGGAGAGTGAATGGGAGACAGACAAGGGTGATAGAAAGCAAAAGTTGCAGGAAATGCAAAACATGTGGTTAGAAGCTCAATCAGAGAATGAATATCTGAAAATAGCAAATCTAAAATTACAAACTACAGCTGAAAGTCTTATTGATGAGTGTAGTTTGCTTCAGAAATCACTATTAGAGCTAAGGAAGCAAAAAATAGAGTTACATGAGCATTGTACAATCTTGGAAGCTGAACTGAGGGAGTCACAAAAAGGCTTTTCTGATATGTTAAAGGAAGTTGAAGCTCTCgagagaaaatatattttgattttggaaGAAATAGCCTCAAAAGAGAAAGCCCTTGCTTTAGAAGTAGATGTGCTTCTTCAAGATAACAAACAGTACAAGGAAAAACTTGAGGAAGAGACCTCGCTGAATCAGATTTACTTGGAGAAGGCAGTTGAAGTTGAAAATCTTCAAAAAGAGGTTGCACACATTACTGAACATATGTCCACTACTTGCGATGAAAAGGAAAGAACAGCTGCAGCAGCTGTTGTTGAAGTATCTAGATTACGTGCAGATAGAGCTACGCTTGAAGCTTCATTACACACTGTCAGAGGAAAACTTAGATTATCTGAGAGTAACCTCAGTACCCTCCAGATGGAATCAGAAACAAAATTGTTAGGACTTCAGAATGAGCTTGCAGCTTCCAGACAAAACCAGGAAATTCTGATGGCTGACAATGAAAAGCTATTGGAATTGTTGGAAGATGTGAAATCCAATGAAGATAAGTATAAAAGTATTGTTAGGGGGCTTGAGTTAAAACTTAAGGCTACTGCATATGAGGGGCTACaactaaaagaagaaatttgtAGCCTTAGGGTTCAATTGCAGAAAACAGCATTACTTGAAGATGAAATTCTGGCTCTTAAGAAATCACTTAATGAGGTCCAATTCGAAAATCAAAGACTGGAAGTTTCACTGCAGATGCTATCTGGGGATTATGAAGAGCTCATGGCTGCAAAGATGCAACTATTACAGATGATATCCGACATGCAGAAGGCTGTCGCTGAATTAGAGCACTGCCGACGTAGTAAAGTTTCCCTTGAGGAAAAGATTTTACGGCTGGAAGGGGATTTAACTGCAAGAGAGGCACTTGGTGGTCAGGATGCTGAGTTGAAAAATGAGTTGGCCCGAGTTAAACGAGCAAACAATGAACTACACAGGAAGATAAGACACCTTCAGGAAGAGAACCAAGAGTACATTCAGAGAACTCAAACTTGTGAAGGGGAGCTAGAGCAGAGAATAGAAGCAAAACAGATTTCAGAAAATTCTAGTGGTGCTAGTCGACACCTTTATCCAGAATCCAATGCCATTAGTAATTCGACCTCTGATGAATTGAAGCTCTCACAGGTCTGTATCATCTATTTTTTAGGTCATGTTTTGATATTGAAGATTCTTATTCTacattacaaattaaattctacCAAAGCGAGACTGATTCTGAATACATCTTTCTTTTGCGTCTCCGTTTCAGGGTGATGTCAAATGTAATTGTGCTCCTGGAAGTTCCCAGGTTATAGGAATTGAATATTTGTCAAAACTGCAGCTGCTAGAAACTAAACTAGCAGAGGCTTTGGAGGCAAATGACATGTACAAAGTGCAGCTAAAGAGGTGAGTAACGGTCTTTTGTTAATTTCATAAGATAAATTTCGCAAACATTGAACCCATGTCAGCATTACATGCTCATGGACCCTTCACGACCACCTCCCTAGACATCAATTCTCTCATGAGAAATTTACTAGtgcattttattattttatatatatatacaatattCTAAAAGGACATATGAGAACATAGCTGACTTCTGTCACATCCGCTTCTATATTTCTGACTGATTAATTTTCAATCATATATATTACTGTCATCTTGTAGTTAGAATTTAAGTCAAATCATAATTTACTTGCATGGATTGAAGTTTGACACCAGCTGAGATGGTTCCTTCTTTAGCTGAGACTAAAGAACTTAGTTACTTGTTATGCCTGTATAAACTTACAAAAATACTCCCAAGCGTCTGTAATATGTTCCCCGACACAACTTATTGAAAAGATTTTTCCATTTCTTCTCAAGCAACCCTAACAGCAACCTGCTGCTTGTATTCAGTTTCTTGTTGGAGGAATGCAGCAATCATTCAAATAAAGCAGGGAAAGAGTTCGAGGGCAGTGCATCCACTCTTGAGATAGAGTTAAGAGATTTGCAGGAACGCTACTTCCACATGAGCCTTAAATGTGCAGAGGTTGAATCTGAACGTGAGCAACTAGTGCTGAAACTCAGGACTGTCAGTAATGGAAGAAGctgatttttcttcttttttttgccAGGGTCTTCAGTGTCTACTACCATTACAGattactatttctttttcttttttttccaaacTAGTGTAATTCTTGTAGATTCTGTAACAAGCCAAGCGTTATTCAATTGAAAAGAATAACATCCATATAGTTCAAAGCAATCCATGAGGTAGCAAAGGTTGCCTTACTGTAACAACAAACACTTGCATGTTTGAGAAATGCAGCCCTAACAATCAATAGTAAGCTTCATCACAAGGCATGTTAAATAATTCTAGAATATTCATCTCTATATGGGTCTAAATACAACAAATCTAAAATtacaaactttaaaatttgtgttctagttttataatattcatcACTGTGTACACGTTCTTTTCTAAAGAAAACTCTTTTTAGAAATCTTCCTCTGTTACAAATTCTCTTCTGTATACAAACTTCTCGactgttttcttttgttgcttCCTTCGTTTTCCATTGCTTCACTGTACAGATTCCTTTTTTGCTTAATTCTTATCACTAAGGAAGAGGCTAAAATTTTGTacttagtatttttatttttctgggTAAAGTTTACTATACCCAGACGACATGTTAAAGTTTGTTTGGTGATATCACATAGGGGTTTGATGAAAAgggttttgattatttaaggACAAAGTTTAGACCTTTAAAAGAGCCTTCTTTGTGGGTTTCATTTTTTCctgtaatatttttagtaccaTCCATAATAATCGAAATAATAGATTTGTcaattcattcatttttttattttattctaataaaatttaaatatttttccgTCCAATTCATCTATTAATTATGAGTAGTgatacatatattaattaatgaatggtacttttgataattactcattaaactaacaattaagaaCAAGAAGTTggatatattttagaatagataaaaaaaaaaaatgaactaTCAAGATGggtcataaaaaataatttttgtgccgttattattataaatctaACCATTTTATTTCTCTGCACACAAGATTAATGGAATCAATGTAGTCATTGTGCTTTTGTTTTCAAGTCTAACCAAGTTAAActcttcttaatttttttttagttaaattccTATACAATCATTTTATCATGAAATACACCAAAACATGTATTGATTGCGTGAGAGATGATGAACTTAGGAAGAGTTGCTACTTGGTCTTATCATCCttcaaaaaagtaaaatactAATCATCCCAATATAATTTATCTCAACTCTTAcctatttaatataatatgtttattacactgtcatttaattttaaaataaaaaataataattttaataaaaatattatatactacATGCATAGATAACAGTTATTTAGTCTCAAAGAGTATCTTGACTAATATTAATCCTAATTTCGTGCCTAAAAAACTGAGAAAGCTAACAAAAAATACCCAACTCTTCCTCTAACTAAGGCTACCAAGTTACTGGAGAAGCCTTAAAAGTTTTGAGTCTCTATTAACAGATacgataaattttataataaataaaaaatagaaatttaataaaataaaataaaaaaacagaGGAATTTGACGTGATTCTCCATGTTTAGCCACATACATACATGAGCCCTAACTGTGATCATGATTCAGTTAATCCGATTGAGAGCAAAAgatttattcaattataatttcttttattaattaaaaatcaaaatattaaaaaaatcactaGTGTAATAAATTGAagagattaaaataaaaaatcatatgataaaattatgaattgataagttttgaactgactaaaatatattatacatggcttattaatatatatatatatatatatatatatatatataaaagaaatatataaaaatatattattttagtcgattaataaaatcaaaatttgaaccaaaattaaaatcattcaaccagttgatcaaaatttttgatttaatttagttaatttcaaTTAGAATACAGCTttgttagtttaattttattagaagtGTAAAAGTGATTATTTAGTCCGCCATTATATAATCACCCGtatttggaaagaaaaaaataatgtctTGATTATTGAGCTTCTAactcaatttatatatttatccccataaaatacatttttttccatataaattttatatatataatgaacataattataattttaaatacttaaaatttactctattaattataataaaatcttattttattttatttttctccttcaATCTTTATTcatttccaaataaaaatagtgaaaacGAGTCACTTTTTTCTCCACCCACTTCTTTcacaaataaagaattaaagaaaatattaaatactccattattatttgtttaagaaataataataataacacaaATGAATCCTAGTGATTTGATAGAAAGTTATCTGTGGACTATATGATCTCTTTCCCAAAGCGGAATTCAACATAATCACCCATTCTGGGTCCTATCACAAATCTAGCCGTCCACGTTATCGATCCGTGTCTCACCAAAACCAACGAATCACTTCTCTTCCTTCCCTctatataaagaaaacaacaaaaaacaCCATTTCTCCATTCACAAATCTCTCCCACCCCAAACCctaaaatcacaaaatcatCAGAATGGCACAAAAGGCAGAGAAGAAGCCAGCGGAGAAAGCACCGGCTGAGAAGAAGCCAAGGGCGGAGAAGAAATTGCCGAAAGAAGGAGGATCGGCCGCCACagataagaagaaaaagaaggcaAAGAAGAGCGTAGAGACATACAAGATTTACATATTCAAGGTTTTGAAACAGGTTCATCCGGATATTGGTATATCAAGCAAGGCTATGGGTATTATGAACAGTTTCATCAATGATATATTTGAAAAGCTTGCCCAGGAGTCATCTAGGCTTGCTAGGTATAACAAGAAGCCCACCATTACCTCTCGGGAGATCCAGACTGCTGTTAGGCTTGTTTTGCCTGGCGAATTGGCTAAACATGCTGTTTCTGAAGGGACTAAGGCTGTTACCAAGTTCACTAGCTCTTAGatttgttttttattctttttttattttttattttggtttttaGAATTGAATTAGTTGAAATTTGGGGATCTAGAGTTTGTTTGTGAATGTAAAGGTTTTAAAGTTCAACCTAAGGGAGTTATTAAATTCAGAATATTTCTTCTCTTATGTTGAATgttaaatgttaaaataagATGAATGAAGGAGTCCACTGCTCGATTGTTTTGGATCTCAAAATAGTTCCTAATTTCAATGATATTGACCTTGTCTGGGAGGATGCAGGATGCCTTTATTGGGTTCCTGTCTACAAATAGGCAGGCAGAGTAACGATGTTATTTTACTAGGCGTTCATACAAGAGCTACATGATTAACGGATGCTAAAATGTGAAAGCTTGTTTCAATTATGAGAATTAGTAAATGAATGCTTGTAAAAGCGCagtctcttctcttctctagATGAAGAATCTTACTTGTAAGGCGCTGTTTTTTCACATGATATGTGGATAATTACTCCTTAGAAGGGAGATTAGTTTTGTTAATCAAGTGTTACTTTCTATTTGTTTTTGCATTCTCTTATCAAGCTTCATAATAATATCTCTAATTTATATGGCTGCAAGATCCTCCGATAGTTAGAGCAAGGATAGATTtccattattttcaaatttaagtgTTACAATGCCTCTAAAGTAACAAGTTAAATTCCTACCTATCACTTG
The nucleotide sequence above comes from Ricinus communis isolate WT05 ecotype wild-type chromosome 6, ASM1957865v1, whole genome shotgun sequence. Encoded proteins:
- the LOC8278128 gene encoding myosin-4 isoform X1; the protein is MFRLHKLKSQKSGERLNFKFFNFHALQVPKGWDKLYVSIVSTETGKTLTKSGKASVRNASCQWTETLSESIWISRHDSSKQIGDCFFKLVVSMGSARSSILGEATVNLASYKNSKTAVPVSLSLKKCNHGTILQVSHQSSLCDRYEVYLLLEYLIAFRFQVKIQCLTPRANLREEQSEETDSHMEDVNVDCDDVESKSDVSDNSLTKSIGSSSSSHLDSSSHAGELLNRDFSFSASGSRYSFDSTDGSLGRETYSPLNNLTGIMNNQIGRQDSTGSQNSSHGSYSFNDSSRSNQSSFNSKVLASRSSLQIQRDEFNQVSRSVASSPLRNAGSSKDLLEAAEAKIEELRAEARMWEQNARKLMNDLEKLRKELSDQSKCQASLEMELSESRRECDGLKQEIEQVKILLEESLVKQKSAENMELQAKDMGNLQKELEDEVRFEKESNANLALQLKKTQESNIELVSILQELEDTIEKLKMEIANLSKVESNDKNVGECTAVLEQKPNEEVLENNTSELSCVSVLESSTTVGDSPASFGPEDKRNTELEIREFQELQNNLECTIQFLEKSLQEKVQELEAAEVLKTQTLMECEAQWRDKLAVKEEEIINLKSKLSEALKVDNFENGADKNLIKEVEVLKQKIEELEKDCNELTDENLELLLKLKESEKDLPICGASSNHLSNEYEENSSLSISESEVSKMISLKGMLEEELNKKEMFIEQLSTDHLKIQCTDLEKKCADLELHLQDFKDKTSYLDGELSIYHARAEEQGIEITALRQQLESFQGKETETKSHLTDNFKDIMISQSEDAVEMSKTLSELHEQIQSCLANLKKQHFNLYMPANTECYYSYSNSQILNGTDSCCQKEQVVTILNSFIQLKDLFEANITTCNGEVKQNGEIRAMAAYVNEVQNKLEDSDLIANTSSTSSSGEKSLQMKSKPEIAGSSKEILENKFEIDKHKSDNLLKEQEVEALRCCQRQLETQISILQNEKRRLEENMEVVQKRGMMSSSCLDDSNNEIMMFNSSRMMSTGLDASQNQILVLNSSKDSHVSTSEIPTRMSELESSKSEMEIHLAELEKENIELSERICGLEAQLRYLTDERESSRLELQNSESCALNLQNEMRRLESEWETDKGDRKQKLQEMQNMWLEAQSENEYLKIANLKLQTTAESLIDECSLLQKSLLELRKQKIELHEHCTILEAELRESQKGFSDMLKEVEALERKYILILEEIASKEKALALEVDVLLQDNKQYKEKLEEETSLNQIYLEKAVEVENLQKEVAHITEHMSTTCDEKERTAAAAVVEVSRLRADRATLEASLHTVRGKLRLSESNLSTLQMESETKLLGLQNELAASRQNQEILMADNEKLLELLEDVKSNEDKYKSIVRGLELKLKATAYEGLQLKEEICSLRVQLQKTALLEDEILALKKSLNEVQFENQRLEVSLQMLSGDYEELMAAKMQLLQMISDMQKAVAELEHCRRSKVSLEEKILRLEGDLTAREALGGQDAELKNELARVKRANNELHRKIRHLQEENQEYIQRTQTCEGELEQRIEAKQISENSSGASRHLYPESNAISNSTSDELKLSQGDVKCNCAPGSSQVIGIEYLSKLQLLETKLAEALEANDMYKVQLKSFLLEECSNHSNKAGKEFEGSASTLEIELRDLQERYFHMSLKCAEVESEREQLVLKLRTVSNGRS
- the LOC8278128 gene encoding CAP-Gly domain-containing linker protein 1 isoform X2 — encoded protein: MFRLHKLKSQKSGERLNFKFFNFHALQVPKGWDKLYVSIVSTETGKTLTKSGKASVRNASCQWTETLSESIWISRHDSSKQIGDCFFKLVVSMGSARSSILGEATVNLASYKNSKTAVPVSLSLKKCNHGTILQVKIQCLTPRANLREEQSEETDSHMEDVNVDCDDVESKSDVSDNSLTKSIGSSSSSHLDSSSHAGELLNRDFSFSASGSRYSFDSTDGSLGRETYSPLNNLTGIMNNQIGRQDSTGSQNSSHGSYSFNDSSRSNQSSFNSKVLASRSSLQIQRDEFNQVSRSVASSPLRNAGSSKDLLEAAEAKIEELRAEARMWEQNARKLMNDLEKLRKELSDQSKCQASLEMELSESRRECDGLKQEIEQVKILLEESLVKQKSAENMELQAKDMGNLQKELEDEVRFEKESNANLALQLKKTQESNIELVSILQELEDTIEKLKMEIANLSKVESNDKNVGECTAVLEQKPNEEVLENNTSELSCVSVLESSTTVGDSPASFGPEDKRNTELEIREFQELQNNLECTIQFLEKSLQEKVQELEAAEVLKTQTLMECEAQWRDKLAVKEEEIINLKSKLSEALKVDNFENGADKNLIKEVEVLKQKIEELEKDCNELTDENLELLLKLKESEKDLPICGASSNHLSNEYEENSSLSISESEVSKMISLKGMLEEELNKKEMFIEQLSTDHLKIQCTDLEKKCADLELHLQDFKDKTSYLDGELSIYHARAEEQGIEITALRQQLESFQGKETETKSHLTDNFKDIMISQSEDAVEMSKTLSELHEQIQSCLANLKKQHFNLYMPANTECYYSYSNSQILNGTDSCCQKEQVVTILNSFIQLKDLFEANITTCNGEVKQNGEIRAMAAYVNEVQNKLEDSDLIANTSSTSSSGEKSLQMKSKPEIAGSSKEILENKFEIDKHKSDNLLKEQEVEALRCCQRQLETQISILQNEKRRLEENMEVVQKRGMMSSSCLDDSNNEIMMFNSSRMMSTGLDASQNQILVLNSSKDSHVSTSEIPTRMSELESSKSEMEIHLAELEKENIELSERICGLEAQLRYLTDERESSRLELQNSESCALNLQNEMRRLESEWETDKGDRKQKLQEMQNMWLEAQSENEYLKIANLKLQTTAESLIDECSLLQKSLLELRKQKIELHEHCTILEAELRESQKGFSDMLKEVEALERKYILILEEIASKEKALALEVDVLLQDNKQYKEKLEEETSLNQIYLEKAVEVENLQKEVAHITEHMSTTCDEKERTAAAAVVEVSRLRADRATLEASLHTVRGKLRLSESNLSTLQMESETKLLGLQNELAASRQNQEILMADNEKLLELLEDVKSNEDKYKSIVRGLELKLKATAYEGLQLKEEICSLRVQLQKTALLEDEILALKKSLNEVQFENQRLEVSLQMLSGDYEELMAAKMQLLQMISDMQKAVAELEHCRRSKVSLEEKILRLEGDLTAREALGGQDAELKNELARVKRANNELHRKIRHLQEENQEYIQRTQTCEGELEQRIEAKQISENSSGASRHLYPESNAISNSTSDELKLSQGDVKCNCAPGSSQVIGIEYLSKLQLLETKLAEALEANDMYKVQLKSFLLEECSNHSNKAGKEFEGSASTLEIELRDLQERYFHMSLKCAEVESEREQLVLKLRTVSNGRS
- the LOC8278128 gene encoding myosin-4 isoform X3 yields the protein MEPSYKYEVYLLLEYLIAFRFQVKIQCLTPRANLREEQSEETDSHMEDVNVDCDDVESKSDVSDNSLTKSIGSSSSSHLDSSSHAGELLNRDFSFSASGSRYSFDSTDGSLGRETYSPLNNLTGIMNNQIGRQDSTGSQNSSHGSYSFNDSSRSNQSSFNSKVLASRSSLQIQRDEFNQVSRSVASSPLRNAGSSKDLLEAAEAKIEELRAEARMWEQNARKLMNDLEKLRKELSDQSKCQASLEMELSESRRECDGLKQEIEQVKILLEESLVKQKSAENMELQAKDMGNLQKELEDEVRFEKESNANLALQLKKTQESNIELVSILQELEDTIEKLKMEIANLSKVESNDKNVGECTAVLEQKPNEEVLENNTSELSCVSVLESSTTVGDSPASFGPEDKRNTELEIREFQELQNNLECTIQFLEKSLQEKVQELEAAEVLKTQTLMECEAQWRDKLAVKEEEIINLKSKLSEALKVDNFENGADKNLIKEVEVLKQKIEELEKDCNELTDENLELLLKLKESEKDLPICGASSNHLSNEYEENSSLSISESEVSKMISLKGMLEEELNKKEMFIEQLSTDHLKIQCTDLEKKCADLELHLQDFKDKTSYLDGELSIYHARAEEQGIEITALRQQLESFQGKETETKSHLTDNFKDIMISQSEDAVEMSKTLSELHEQIQSCLANLKKQHFNLYMPANTECYYSYSNSQILNGTDSCCQKEQVVTILNSFIQLKDLFEANITTCNGEVKQNGEIRAMAAYVNEVQNKLEDSDLIANTSSTSSSGEKSLQMKSKPEIAGSSKEILENKFEIDKHKSDNLLKEQEVEALRCCQRQLETQISILQNEKRRLEENMEVVQKRGMMSSSCLDDSNNEIMMFNSSRMMSTGLDASQNQILVLNSSKDSHVSTSEIPTRMSELESSKSEMEIHLAELEKENIELSERICGLEAQLRYLTDERESSRLELQNSESCALNLQNEMRRLESEWETDKGDRKQKLQEMQNMWLEAQSENEYLKIANLKLQTTAESLIDECSLLQKSLLELRKQKIELHEHCTILEAELRESQKGFSDMLKEVEALERKYILILEEIASKEKALALEVDVLLQDNKQYKEKLEEETSLNQIYLEKAVEVENLQKEVAHITEHMSTTCDEKERTAAAAVVEVSRLRADRATLEASLHTVRGKLRLSESNLSTLQMESETKLLGLQNELAASRQNQEILMADNEKLLELLEDVKSNEDKYKSIVRGLELKLKATAYEGLQLKEEICSLRVQLQKTALLEDEILALKKSLNEVQFENQRLEVSLQMLSGDYEELMAAKMQLLQMISDMQKAVAELEHCRRSKVSLEEKILRLEGDLTAREALGGQDAELKNELARVKRANNELHRKIRHLQEENQEYIQRTQTCEGELEQRIEAKQISENSSGASRHLYPESNAISNSTSDELKLSQGDVKCNCAPGSSQVIGIEYLSKLQLLETKLAEALEANDMYKVQLKSFLLEECSNHSNKAGKEFEGSASTLEIELRDLQERYFHMSLKCAEVESEREQLVLKLRTVSNGRS
- the LOC8278128 gene encoding protein MLP1 isoform X4, encoding MSNTKSEPQSEETDSHMEDVNVDCDDVESKSDVSDNSLTKSIGSSSSSHLDSSSHAGELLNRDFSFSASGSRYSFDSTDGSLGRETYSPLNNLTGIMNNQIGRQDSTGSQNSSHGSYSFNDSSRSNQSSFNSKVLASRSSLQIQRDEFNQVSRSVASSPLRNAGSSKDLLEAAEAKIEELRAEARMWEQNARKLMNDLEKLRKELSDQSKCQASLEMELSESRRECDGLKQEIEQVKILLEESLVKQKSAENMELQAKDMGNLQKELEDEVRFEKESNANLALQLKKTQESNIELVSILQELEDTIEKLKMEIANLSKVESNDKNVGECTAVLEQKPNEEVLENNTSELSCVSVLESSTTVGDSPASFGPEDKRNTELEIREFQELQNNLECTIQFLEKSLQEKVQELEAAEVLKTQTLMECEAQWRDKLAVKEEEIINLKSKLSEALKVDNFENGADKNLIKEVEVLKQKIEELEKDCNELTDENLELLLKLKESEKDLPICGASSNHLSNEYEENSSLSISESEVSKMISLKGMLEEELNKKEMFIEQLSTDHLKIQCTDLEKKCADLELHLQDFKDKTSYLDGELSIYHARAEEQGIEITALRQQLESFQGKETETKSHLTDNFKDIMISQSEDAVEMSKTLSELHEQIQSCLANLKKQHFNLYMPANTECYYSYSNSQILNGTDSCCQKEQVVTILNSFIQLKDLFEANITTCNGEVKQNGEIRAMAAYVNEVQNKLEDSDLIANTSSTSSSGEKSLQMKSKPEIAGSSKEILENKFEIDKHKSDNLLKEQEVEALRCCQRQLETQISILQNEKRRLEENMEVVQKRGMMSSSCLDDSNNEIMMFNSSRMMSTGLDASQNQILVLNSSKDSHVSTSEIPTRMSELESSKSEMEIHLAELEKENIELSERICGLEAQLRYLTDERESSRLELQNSESCALNLQNEMRRLESEWETDKGDRKQKLQEMQNMWLEAQSENEYLKIANLKLQTTAESLIDECSLLQKSLLELRKQKIELHEHCTILEAELRESQKGFSDMLKEVEALERKYILILEEIASKEKALALEVDVLLQDNKQYKEKLEEETSLNQIYLEKAVEVENLQKEVAHITEHMSTTCDEKERTAAAAVVEVSRLRADRATLEASLHTVRGKLRLSESNLSTLQMESETKLLGLQNELAASRQNQEILMADNEKLLELLEDVKSNEDKYKSIVRGLELKLKATAYEGLQLKEEICSLRVQLQKTALLEDEILALKKSLNEVQFENQRLEVSLQMLSGDYEELMAAKMQLLQMISDMQKAVAELEHCRRSKVSLEEKILRLEGDLTAREALGGQDAELKNELARVKRANNELHRKIRHLQEENQEYIQRTQTCEGELEQRIEAKQISENSSGASRHLYPESNAISNSTSDELKLSQGDVKCNCAPGSSQVIGIEYLSKLQLLETKLAEALEANDMYKVQLKSFLLEECSNHSNKAGKEFEGSASTLEIELRDLQERYFHMSLKCAEVESEREQLVLKLRTVSNGRS
- the LOC8278127 gene encoding histone H2B, translated to MAQKAEKKPAEKAPAEKKPRAEKKLPKEGGSAATDKKKKKAKKSVETYKIYIFKVLKQVHPDIGISSKAMGIMNSFINDIFEKLAQESSRLARYNKKPTITSREIQTAVRLVLPGELAKHAVSEGTKAVTKFTSS